The DNA window TACCAGATAGACTATGAAGCGGGACTACTCAGTTATGAGGATGCCCGGAAGAAGATAAACCGGGATGTGCGAAATAAATACTTCAATATCATAACCATGGACGCCAACCTGAAACTCAAACAGATGGATATTACCCTGGCACAGAAACGCTACGAACAGGCCCGGGAGAATTATAAAAACGGTCTGATCTCAGAGTTGGACATGCTCAAAGCACAGGTGACTGTTGAAAATACTAAACCCGAGTATAACAGCCTCCTGACCTCTTACAGGAGTGCTCTGATGAATTTCAAACTTGTCCTGGGAATCCCAGGGACTGTGGAACTCGCAATGACCGAAGGGCTGGATATGATAACATTATACAGACTGGATGCGGATGCTCTGATTGACAGATACAGTGCCAAAAGAATGGATGTACTCCAGATCAACAAGAGCATTGAATCTCTCAAGAATAAAAGAAAGCTTCAATCTCAGTCAGAAAGGACTCCCTGGCTGACCCTCAGTTCCTCCTGGGGTACAAGAGTCCCCGACGGACTCAACGGTGACAACTGGAAACAGGAGGTCTGGCAGGACTCGGCAACCATAGGACTCAATCTGAGCATTCCTCTGGACGGTTATATTCCCGGGTCGAGTACGGATGTCACCCTGGAGAACCTTGACAAGGAGATACAGAAGCTGGTGCTTCAGAGGCAGCAGATTTACGATTTCGCCGAAATTGAAATCCGAAGCCTCGTGATGACCCTGCAGAACTCCATCGATACCATTGACACCTATACCCTCAATGTAGATCTGGCCAAAAAATCCTTTGACCTCACTACAGAGGCCTACAATTTGGGAACCAGGGAACTTCTGGATGTTGAAACAGCCCAGTCTGAACTGATGAGTGCCTCCCAGAATGTACTCCGTGAAAAATACAATTATAAAACCAAGCTACTGGATCTGGAATATGCCATCAACAGTGACGATATTTCGGAAATACTGGAGGAGAAATGAGTAAGAACAAAACATCCGAAGTAAAAACGGAAGTAAAGAAAAAAATAACCCTTGGCCGTATTATTCTTATTGTTCTGCTCCTCGGAATTCTCGGATTTGCAACCTACACCTTTCTGGGAATGAAAGAGAGCGCTCCAGGACGTCCCGGTCAGGCCGAAGAAGAGCAGAAGGAAACAACCTTTGCCGTGACAACAACCGAGGCTGTATCCGGTCAGATCAAGGACCTTCTGAATGTTAACGGTGATGTAATTCCCGACAGTTCTGTCGATGTTTATTCAGATATTTCGGGAAAACTGATCCGATTAAATGTAGGTCTGGGTGACTATGTCAGCAAAAATCAGGTGATTGCAGAAGTAGACCCATCCCGCCCGGGTATGTCCTACACAGCCAGCCCAGTGAAGGCCACCGTGAGCGGAACAGTCACCAGTATGCCCTTTGATATCGGGGCGACAATCAGCCCTCAAGTACCTGTAGCCAGAATCGGAAACCTGACAAACCTGCAGGTCAGAACCTTTATCCCCGAACGGTTCATCTCCAGGATAAAGATGGGTATGAAGGCACAGCTTGCCTTTGAATCCTACCCAGGAGAAATCTTTGAAGCCGTTGTTATGGAGCTGAGTCCTATAGTGGATGAAGTTTCAAGAACGATGGAGATCAAGATGGATATTGTCAAACGGGACAAACGAATCAAGGCAGGAATGTATGCCAAAATCAGCCTGATTACCGAGGTCAAAAACGATATCGTCCGGATTCCAAGCGACTGCATCATGAGCCGTTTCGGTGAGACCTTCGTCTTCGTTCTTGATGGTGAGAAAGTTTCTAAAAGATTGATCAGCGAAGGGATACGCATCGACGGCGTATCAGAAATCAGGATGGGTCTTTCAGCAGGAGAAACAATCATTTTCCAGGGTCAAACCCTTCTGGATGACATGGCTCCTGTCAAAGTAGTCCGCAGCGTTCAACCCCTGAAGTAAAGGACAATCCATGAGTATAACCAAAACCATAGTCAACAGACCGACGACCGTCCTCATCATATTTGCCATATTGATTGGCCTCGGTCTCTATATCGTTCCCCAGGTCCCCATCGACCTGTACCCTGAAATCAATCCTCCGATTCTGGTTGTTTTTACATCCTACACTGGTGCCGGACCGGAAGAAATAGAACAGACGGTGACCCGCCCACTGGAAGGGCAGATGGGAAACGTCTCGGATGTACAGAGAATAACATCGACCTCTTCCGAGGGGCTCAGCATGATTATTCTTGAGTTTGACTGGAATACCGACCTGTCCGCGGCGGCTCAGGATGTCCGGGACAAACTCGAGTTTATCAAGGACTTTCTTCCCGATGATGCGGCGAACCCTCAGATTTTCAAATTTGATCCTGCCATGATGCCCATCATAGACCTGGTCATCAACGGAAACAGGTCTCCTGAGGAAATAAGGACCATTGCGGAAGACCAGATTCAACCCTACCTGGAACAGGTCCCGGGTGTAGCCACCACTTTTATCACGGGGGGACGGGAAAAAGTGGTCCGTGTGGAAATCTCCCAGAACAGATTGGAGGCCTATAATCTCAGCCTGACCCAGGTAGCCCAGATGCTGTCTAGTCAGAATATGCAGATTGGCGCCGGTTCTGTTGAAGAGGGAACTAAAAAGTACCTGGTCCGCACGGCTGGTGAGTATAAGAGCCTGGAAGAGATATCCAATGCCGTCATCTCCTATAAAATGTCGGGGGGAGTGACCAAGGAAGTACGCCTGAGAGATATTGCCACCGTTACCGAAGGGTATAAAGATGCCACGAATTCGGTTTATATCAATGGTGAACCGGGAGTGTATATCTCCATACAGAAACAGAGTGGTGTCAACTCCATAGAGACCGCAGACAATGTCATTGCCAAACTGAAACAGATCAATAAAAACCTTCCCCAGGATATGTCTGTTTCCATTATCAACAACACAACGGAGATGATCAGAGGGTCCCTGGATCAGGTCACCAATTCTGCTATTACCGGGGCGATCCTGGCCATGGCTATTCTTTTTATCTTTCTCAGAAGCATAAAAAGCACCCTGATCATCGGGCTTTCTATCCCCATAGCCCTGCTGATCACCATCATGTTTATGTACTTTGCCGGTTTAACCCTGAACTTGATGACCCTGGCTGGACTGACCCTGGGGGTGGGGATGATAGTGGATTCTTCCATCGTCATCCTGGAGAACATATTCCGGTATAGAGAAAAAGGAGCGAAACTCAAACCCTCGGCTATCCTGGGATCCCAGGAAATGTTTATGGCTATCTTGGCTTCCACTCTGACGACAGTCTGTGTTTTCCTGCCTGTCATCATGTTCAAAAAAGAGCTGGAAATGATCGGAGTTCTCTTTCAGGACCTGGCCTTTACCATCATCATAGCCCTTCTTTCCTCCCTGTTTATCGCCATTACTCTGGTTCCCGTTCTGGCCAGCCAGTATGTGACCATATACACCCGTAAGCAGAAACCTCTTAAATGGAAATTCCTGAGAGGAATAGACAACGTGATGGAAGGCTTTTTCACAGGAATGGACAATGCCTACAAACGGGCCCTGGCCTCCTGCCTGGACAACAAGCTCCTTACCATCCTCGTGATTCTGGGACTCTTTATTGTCAGCATCATGATGTTTCCCTCCATAGGTATGAATTTCATGCCCACCAGTGAGGAAGATTCGATAACACTGAACCTGAGCATGCCGGTAGGAACCCGGTTGGATCTGACCCAGGACTATATGAATCAGCTGGCAATCATTACAGAAGATGAAATTGACAGCGCCAGAGATATCATCATCTCCACGGGGTCCGGTGGTTTCCTTGCCGCCGACAACAGCAGCAGAGGAACACTCACGATCACCCTCAAAGACTATGAACTCCGATCAGAGACAAATGATGAAATCAAGGAAGAACTGAGAGCCCATTTTGATAACTTTCCGTCGGCCACATTCAGTTTCGGCAGTTCCATGAATATGGGAGGCTCAGCCTCACCCATTGACATCATCATCAAGACCGAAGATCTGGATAAGGCCAGAAGGGTAGCCAATGAGATTAAGGAGATGCTTAAAAACGATATCCCTGAGGTGACAGAACCGGAGGTGAGTCTGATAGAGGGTCTCCCCCAGGCTGAAATCATCGTAGACAGGGAAAAAGCCTATTCTCTGGGATTAAGCATCTACGCCATCGGCAATGAAATATCTGCCAATGTGGATGGAAAAACAGCCTCCCGCTACAGGGTGGGAGGAGATGAGTTTGATATCCTGGTCATTTTGGAAGAACAGGACCGCAGCTCCATACCGGACCTTGAAAAAATATTCATAATGAATTCCATGAATCAGAGGATTCCTCTTTCCAGTGTAGCCCGCATTGAAAAGACCTCGGGACCAGTCGATATTGCCCGGGAGGATCAGTCCCGGGTGGTCCATGTCACAGGAGGCCTTAAACCTGGATTCGCCGCCAGTGAGGTGGAACCCAAGGTCCGCCAGATGATCAAGGAGAACATTGTGGCTGATGAGACGGTGATCATTGATTTTAACGGAGACTATGCGGAGATCCAATCCTATGTGATGAAATTCATAGTGATCATGATCATTGCGGTGGCTCTGGTATTCGGTGTCATGGCGAGTCAGTTTGAATCACTGAAAGATCCTTTCATAATCTTCTTCACCATTCCCCTGATGGCCATCGGAATTATTTTCATATATAAATTTACGGGAGAAGCCATCAGCATGTACTCCGCTGTCGGGGTTATCATGCTGGCGGGAATCGTCGTCAACAACGGTATCGTCATGGTGGATTATACCAATATCCTCAGGGGACGGGGACTTTGTATCAGAGATGCCTGTATCGAAGCAGGAGGAAACAGACTCCGCCCGGTTCTGATGACGACCCTGACAACCGTATTGGGAATGCTGCCCATGGCTTTTTCCAAAGGACAGGGATCCGAACTGGTACAACCCTTCGGTCAGACCGTCGTAGGTGGATTGACCATGAGTACCATACTGACTCTCTTTCTTGTTCCCGTACTCTACGCACTATTCAACAGAAAACATCAGAACAATGTGTCAGAATGCAGTGATTCTGAAGACTTCATCAACAGACCTTTACTGGAGGAAACAATTTGACCAGGGTAGAAATCATAGTGAATCAGTCCATAGAAGCGGACCTCTTTGAAGCATTTGCACACCATCAGGTTGTCAAACATTACACCAAGATTCCCAGCGCCCACGGTGTGGGCCGTTCGGACCCTAAGATGGGAGACCATATCTGGCCGGAAGAGAATGTCGTCATCATAGTGTACTGTAAGAAAAAAGAAGCGGAGCAGATTAAAGAAGCCGTTCAGGAAGTGAAAAGAAAATTTCCTCAGGAAGGATTAAAAATATTTATGATGAAATCCTGACTTTTTAAGAATAATTTTTTTGAATATCCGGCCGCTCTCCCCTCGGGTGAGCGGTTTCTTATTTTTGAAGGTCTGGAAAGTCCCCTTTCCTTGTCAGCCTGTGATTCTGATGTTACAATTCCAGAGCTCTATCTCCACTGTCTCCCGGTGGCATTTATGAGCATTTTTTATAAAATGAAACAACCCTCCAGGAGGAGAACATTGATCAAAGCGATTGATTTAACAAAACGCTATGGAAAGCATACTGCAGTCAACAAGATCAACTTTGAAATTGCAAAAGGAGAGATCATAGGATTTCTGGGTCCCAATGGAGCCGGAAAATCCACAACAATGAATATGATCACAGGATACACCGCCCCTTCGGACGGATTCATACTGGTGGATGGTGAAAACATCCTGGATGATCCTGAAAAAACAAGAGGCAAGATCGGGTACCTTCCAGAACACCCGCCCCTCTATATGGATATGACGGTCAACGAGTATCTGAAGTTTGCCGGCCAACTGAAGAAAATAACAAAACCTGAATTGCGTCAGGACATGGATCGTATCTCCGAACTTGTTAAGATAAGCGATGTCCGGGGTAGACTGATCAAAAATCTATCCAAGGGATACAAACAGAGGGTAGGACTGGCTCAGGCTCTTCTGGGAAACCCCCAACTTCTCATCCTGGATGAACCCACAGTCGGTCTGGATCCCAAGCAGATCATTGAAATAAGAAACCTGATCAAGGAACTGAGTGAAGATCATACCATCGTCCTGAGTTCCCATATCCTGCCCGAGATCTCCGCCGTCTGCGACAGAGTTCTGATCATCAGCAAGGGAGACATCGTTGCCTCGGATACACCGGAAAACCTGGCAAAGAATATGGCTGGCATGCATAAGCTGCATCTGAGAGTAAAAGGCCAGGAAAGCAACATCCGGGGAGCCCTGGAAGGCCTTGGATTCCTGAAAGATATCATCCTGGCACCCTCCCGTGAGGAGGGAGTCCTGAAGGTGGTCGTGGAGGCCGGTAGAGATGCAGACATAAGGGAAGATGTATTCTTCGCCCTGGCGGCTCAACGCTGCCCCATCCTTCAAATGCGCCCCATGGACATATCTCTGGAAGAAATCTTCCTGAACCTGACAACCGTTGAAGGAGAAGAAAAATAATGCTGGCAGTATTTCGCAAAGAACTGTTAACCTACTTTACAACCTCGGTGGGATATATTTTTATGGGAGTGTTCCTTCTTATCTCAGGGATACTCTTCACCACGGGAAATATCTTTTCGATGAACTCTGACTATTCAGCCTTTCTGTCGGGACTGATCATGATATTTCTGCTGGTTGTTCCTCTTTTGACCATGAAAATATTCAGTGAAGAGAAAAGGCAGAAAACCGATCAGCTCCTGATGACCGCCCCCCAGTCAACTTCCATGATCGTGGCCGGTAAATTCCTTGCCGCAGGAACCCTGTTCCTTATGACCCTGATCATCACCGGACTCTACCCCCTGCTTTTGTCTTTTCATACCAGAATGGATACGGCTCAGATCATGGGAACCTACATAGGCTTCTTTCTGCTGGGCTGCTCCTTTATCGCGGTGGGAATTTATATTTCCAGCCTGACAGACAGTCAGGCCGGAGCGGCCATCCTGACGTTCTGCATGCTCATTATCACCTGGATTATTGACTTTATAGGCGGCTTTATGCCCGTCAGTATCCTGTCGGGAGTCCTCTTTGCGCTGATCATCACAGGGCTGGCCGCCTTCTGGATGTATAGTGCCACTCAGAATATACCTGCGGCGGTTTTACCCGTCCTTGCCGGTTTATTGATCATCACCCTGATCTATCTGATCAACAAAGACCTATACATCAATCTCATCGGCAAAACTCTGTCCTGGTTCTCCCTGACAAAACGTTTTTCCGACTTCCCCATGGGAATCCTGAAACTGGATGCCCTGATTTATTACCTCTCCTTTTCCGGGTTTTTTCTGTTTTTGACAACCCAGAAAATTGAAAAACAGAGATGGAGCTAACCCTTAGGTCCTATGAAAGTGAACCACGGAGGCTGTAAATCAGCCTTCGTAGGATGTGGACCCTTAGGTCCTATGAAAGAAAACCACAGAGGCTGTAAATCAGCCTCTGTAGGATTTGGACCCTTAGGCCATATGAAAGTGAACCACGGAGGCTGTAAATCAGCCTCCGTAGGATTTGGAGACATCAATGAAAATAAAACTGAATTTTAAAGCCCGTCATGCCGGTATGGCCGCGATAACAACGGTTGCCGTTTTGGCTGGACTGATCCTGCTCAACCTTGTTGTTCAGAACATCCCCGCCCAATGGGACATGACCAGAAAGAAGCTTTTTTCCCTGACAGACCAGACAACAAACCTGGTGAAAAGCCTGGACCAGGAAGTCATGATCTACCTGTTGTCCAAACCGGGTCAGGAACCAAAAGACATTATGGAGGTCCTGGAACGCTATGCCGGAGCTTCGTCCAAAATCAGTCTGGAACTGGTGGATCCCGACAGGAATCCCACTCTGATTTCCCAGTACTCCGAGGAGGGTCAGTCCATCACCAACGGAAGTGTTATCGTTGTCTCGGGAGCCTATTCCAGAGTGATCGACCGCATCGACCTCTATAGCATCAGCTACAGCCAGCAGGGTCAGCCCCAGGTTCTGGGAATGACTGCCGAACAGAGAGTCACCTCAGCCCTGGCC is part of the Oceanispirochaeta sp. genome and encodes:
- a CDS encoding TolC family protein, translated to MKKIFILLTLLISLVLNIHGETINLTADAAVALALENNLSLQSESLSLSIKERTKETAWNAFVPEISAGGGMNYSQLLLSDPDPLYVQNDKTWTVSGSLSANLRLNAGVGTGIKQYQIDYEAGLLSYEDARKKINRDVRNKYFNIITMDANLKLKQMDITLAQKRYEQARENYKNGLISELDMLKAQVTVENTKPEYNSLLTSYRSALMNFKLVLGIPGTVELAMTEGLDMITLYRLDADALIDRYSAKRMDVLQINKSIESLKNKRKLQSQSERTPWLTLSSSWGTRVPDGLNGDNWKQEVWQDSATIGLNLSIPLDGYIPGSSTDVTLENLDKEIQKLVLQRQQIYDFAEIEIRSLVMTLQNSIDTIDTYTLNVDLAKKSFDLTTEAYNLGTRELLDVETAQSELMSASQNVLREKYNYKTKLLDLEYAINSDDISEILEEK
- a CDS encoding efflux RND transporter periplasmic adaptor subunit; this encodes MSKNKTSEVKTEVKKKITLGRIILIVLLLGILGFATYTFLGMKESAPGRPGQAEEEQKETTFAVTTTEAVSGQIKDLLNVNGDVIPDSSVDVYSDISGKLIRLNVGLGDYVSKNQVIAEVDPSRPGMSYTASPVKATVSGTVTSMPFDIGATISPQVPVARIGNLTNLQVRTFIPERFISRIKMGMKAQLAFESYPGEIFEAVVMELSPIVDEVSRTMEIKMDIVKRDKRIKAGMYAKISLITEVKNDIVRIPSDCIMSRFGETFVFVLDGEKVSKRLISEGIRIDGVSEIRMGLSAGETIIFQGQTLLDDMAPVKVVRSVQPLK
- a CDS encoding efflux RND transporter permease subunit, which codes for MSITKTIVNRPTTVLIIFAILIGLGLYIVPQVPIDLYPEINPPILVVFTSYTGAGPEEIEQTVTRPLEGQMGNVSDVQRITSTSSEGLSMIILEFDWNTDLSAAAQDVRDKLEFIKDFLPDDAANPQIFKFDPAMMPIIDLVINGNRSPEEIRTIAEDQIQPYLEQVPGVATTFITGGREKVVRVEISQNRLEAYNLSLTQVAQMLSSQNMQIGAGSVEEGTKKYLVRTAGEYKSLEEISNAVISYKMSGGVTKEVRLRDIATVTEGYKDATNSVYINGEPGVYISIQKQSGVNSIETADNVIAKLKQINKNLPQDMSVSIINNTTEMIRGSLDQVTNSAITGAILAMAILFIFLRSIKSTLIIGLSIPIALLITIMFMYFAGLTLNLMTLAGLTLGVGMIVDSSIVILENIFRYREKGAKLKPSAILGSQEMFMAILASTLTTVCVFLPVIMFKKELEMIGVLFQDLAFTIIIALLSSLFIAITLVPVLASQYVTIYTRKQKPLKWKFLRGIDNVMEGFFTGMDNAYKRALASCLDNKLLTILVILGLFIVSIMMFPSIGMNFMPTSEEDSITLNLSMPVGTRLDLTQDYMNQLAIITEDEIDSARDIIISTGSGGFLAADNSSRGTLTITLKDYELRSETNDEIKEELRAHFDNFPSATFSFGSSMNMGGSASPIDIIIKTEDLDKARRVANEIKEMLKNDIPEVTEPEVSLIEGLPQAEIIVDREKAYSLGLSIYAIGNEISANVDGKTASRYRVGGDEFDILVILEEQDRSSIPDLEKIFIMNSMNQRIPLSSVARIEKTSGPVDIAREDQSRVVHVTGGLKPGFAASEVEPKVRQMIKENIVADETVIIDFNGDYAEIQSYVMKFIVIMIIAVALVFGVMASQFESLKDPFIIFFTIPLMAIGIIFIYKFTGEAISMYSAVGVIMLAGIVVNNGIVMVDYTNILRGRGLCIRDACIEAGGNRLRPVLMTTLTTVLGMLPMAFSKGQGSELVQPFGQTVVGGLTMSTILTLFLVPVLYALFNRKHQNNVSECSDSEDFINRPLLEETI
- a CDS encoding PG0541 family transporter-associated protein; amino-acid sequence: MTRVEIIVNQSIEADLFEAFAHHQVVKHYTKIPSAHGVGRSDPKMGDHIWPEENVVIIVYCKKKEAEQIKEAVQEVKRKFPQEGLKIFMMKS
- a CDS encoding ABC transporter ATP-binding protein, giving the protein MIKAIDLTKRYGKHTAVNKINFEIAKGEIIGFLGPNGAGKSTTMNMITGYTAPSDGFILVDGENILDDPEKTRGKIGYLPEHPPLYMDMTVNEYLKFAGQLKKITKPELRQDMDRISELVKISDVRGRLIKNLSKGYKQRVGLAQALLGNPQLLILDEPTVGLDPKQIIEIRNLIKELSEDHTIVLSSHILPEISAVCDRVLIISKGDIVASDTPENLAKNMAGMHKLHLRVKGQESNIRGALEGLGFLKDIILAPSREEGVLKVVVEAGRDADIREDVFFALAAQRCPILQMRPMDISLEEIFLNLTTVEGEEK
- a CDS encoding ABC transporter permease; protein product: MLAVFRKELLTYFTTSVGYIFMGVFLLISGILFTTGNIFSMNSDYSAFLSGLIMIFLLVVPLLTMKIFSEEKRQKTDQLLMTAPQSTSMIVAGKFLAAGTLFLMTLIITGLYPLLLSFHTRMDTAQIMGTYIGFFLLGCSFIAVGIYISSLTDSQAGAAILTFCMLIITWIIDFIGGFMPVSILSGVLFALIITGLAAFWMYSATQNIPAAVLPVLAGLLIITLIYLINKDLYINLIGKTLSWFSLTKRFSDFPMGILKLDALIYYLSFSGFFLFLTTQKIEKQRWS